The stretch of DNA TCTGGGCCTGCCGCACTGGGTCTGGGCGGGGCTGATCCTCGGCCTGTCGGCGGTGCTGGTAGGGCTGAGCCTGCGCTATGCCCTGAACGAAAAGCGCCTGCGCGCCGTGCCGCGCAACCTGCCGCCGAACGTGGTGCGCTTTCGCCGCCCGCCGCGGTGATCGCGGCCCTCGTCAAACGCCGCGGTGATCGCGGCCTTCTCCAAAATGCCAATCCCGCCAGGCCCGCGCCCAGCCTAGCCTTGCCGCCATGGACAGCGCCTCGCCCGAACTTATCGCCGATCGCCTCGCCATCGAGGAGGTGCTCGCGCGCTATTGCCGCGGGATCGACCGCTGCGATGCGGCCGAGCTCGAACGCGTCTTCGCCGCCGACGCGCTGATCGATTACGGCGACGGCGCAAAGCCGCGCGACGCGACAATCTCGGGGCTGATGGAGGGTCTCGGCGCGATGCGGCTGACCCATCACAATATCGGCAACGTCATCTGCGAGATCGACGGCGATACGGCGCGCGCGGAGACCTATTGCGTCGCCTACCATTTCCTAGCCGGACCCGAAGGCGGCGAGATCGAGCTGGTGGTCGGCGGGCGCTATCTCGACCGGCTCGCCAAGGGTAAGGACGCGGCGTGGCGCATCACCGAGCGGCTTTACGTGATGGACTGGAATCGCACCGCGCCTTCGACCATGCGCATCGAAGGCGGACTGTTCGACGGCCTGCAGCGCCGCGGTGCGCGCGCGCCGGGCGATCCGTCATGCGACTGGTGGAGGCGCTGAAAGCTCAGCCCGCGATGCGCAGCGTGTTGACCCCGCGCGCGCCGCCGCCGGTTTCGCCCGACAGCCCGATGAACATGGTGTCGACGATCCGCGCAAGCTTCTCCTCGGTCAGCTTGTCGCCGAGATAGATCATCGCCTCGGGCATGGTGTAGGGCTGCACCATCTGGTTGATGAGCGAGAGCGCCTCGTCGATCGACAGCCCGGCGAAATAACCTTCCGCCTGGGCCTGCACGATCAGTTCGCACAGGTAATGATCGGCAAGGTCGACATAGGAGCGGACCTTCTCGAAATTGGCCGCGCCCATTTCGCACACGATGCGGAAATATTCGGGGTCCTCGCGAAAGCGGTCGCGCGAGATGACGAAGCGGCGGCGGAAGAATTCGTACATCTTGCGCGGCGGCGGCAGGTCCGCGCCCAGCACCTCTTCCATCACCTCGATATGGCGGCCGAGCCAAATCTGCGCGATCGCGTCGAACAGGTCGTCGTAGTCCTCGAACAACTGCTCGAACCGCGCGCGGGTGAGGCCGCTTTCCGACACCGCCGTCTGGTAGGGAATCTCGGTCCCGCGCTGCTTGACGAGGTCGAGCACCATGCGCGCAATCCGGTGCCGTTCCGCCTCGCGGTGCTGCGGTGTGAGTGCCATTGTCGCCTCGAACTGTCGTGCTGGTCGCCCCGACATAGGGCAACCAGGCGGCGGCTTAAAGGCGGGACGGCAAAATTCGTGCGCCGCTGCACGCCGCGCAGCCGGCCTAGCCGCGCGCGCGCGCCTGCCCTCGCGATTTCGGCGGGAGCGGGAAGAAGGCCGAAGTGCGCCGCTTGTAATCGGCGTATTTGTCGCCCTTGGTCCGGTCCATCCCCTTTTCGAGCAGGGTCACGCCCGACCACTTGGTCAGGGTGAAGGACAGGAACAGCGGCCCGATCACCGTCGCCGCGGCATAGGTCCACGAAACGCTCGCGCAGACCAGCCAGATGCCCCACCATGCCGCGAAATCGCCGAAATAGTTGGGATGGCGGGTGTAGCGCCACAGGCCCGTGTCGAGCACCTGCCCCTCGTTCGCCGGGTCCGCCTTGAACCGGGTCAAT from Erythrobacter sp. encodes:
- a CDS encoding nuclear transport factor 2 family protein; amino-acid sequence: MDSASPELIADRLAIEEVLARYCRGIDRCDAAELERVFAADALIDYGDGAKPRDATISGLMEGLGAMRLTHHNIGNVICEIDGDTARAETYCVAYHFLAGPEGGEIELVVGGRYLDRLAKGKDAAWRITERLYVMDWNRTAPSTMRIEGGLFDGLQRRGARAPGDPSCDWWRR